One region of Salvia miltiorrhiza cultivar Shanhuang (shh) chromosome 3, IMPLAD_Smil_shh, whole genome shotgun sequence genomic DNA includes:
- the LOC131016756 gene encoding uncharacterized protein LOC131016756, whose protein sequence is MEGSVPSDTLASQESSSNSEPVTTPSIQIQYGSGDLSMNDLKMCLNEFISVEDVGISTSGLSAGSNIKCDFVVEDDCNYSNKSGDNLPESTSSATRSKLASAMKGSREKQGIPPKKLSVTWAPDVYDPIPTSVSHVPSSRNQYLRNNGRKYGKNKQKGGGKSSRGGKGKDKKQARKNGGTTSKFKSVHDDSVASFSEPEAGIIDFDVVGTDPFCGSSFLKESVQKLHFPVAEATR, encoded by the exons ATGGAAGGTTCTGTTCCTAGTGATACACTGGCTTCCCAAGAATCAAGCAGCAACAGTGAGCCTGTGACGACTCCTAGTATCCAAATTCAATACGGATCAGGAGATCTTTCTATGAATGATCTGAAAATGTGCTTGAATGAATTTATAAGTGTTGAAGACGTTGGAATATCAACTAGTGGCTTATCGGCTGGAAGCAATATCAAATGTGATTTTGTGGTGGAAGATGACTGCAACTACTCAAACAAATCGGGCGACAATCTTCCTGAGTCCACGTCTTCTGCT ACTCGTTCCAAGCTTGCATCTGCCATGAAAGGTAGCCGTGAAAAGCAGGGTATACCGCCTAAGAAGCTGTCCGTCACTTGGGCCCCTGATGTATACGATCCAATTCCAACATCGGTATCTCATGTACCATCAAGCAGGAATCAATACCTCCGCAATAATGGCAGGAAATATGGGAAGAACAAACAGAAAGGAGGTGGAAAATCCTCGAGAGGGGGCAAAGGCAAAGACAAGAAGCAAGCTCGGAAGAATGGCGGCACCACCAGTAAATTCAAGTCTGTACATGATGACAGTGTGGCTAGCTTCTCTGAGCCTGAGGCAGGCATCATTGATTTCGACGTTGTCGGCACAGATCCATTCTGTGGAAGTAGCTTTCTCAAGGAATCGGTCCAGAAATTGCACTTCCCCGTTGCGGAGGCTACACGATGA